One stretch of Pomacea canaliculata isolate SZHN2017 linkage group LG1, ASM307304v1, whole genome shotgun sequence DNA includes these proteins:
- the LOC112576727 gene encoding proprotein convertase subtilisin/kexin type 5-like: MPCPIGTYQDQKWQYTCISCGGHNYRTDFMAATSPRDCKFRCPAGYTPTNNQTSCVPCPRGTYQPKKDATDCMRCAGDKVDTRQPGATSDKQCEVFCDSGYEKLSNGSCSICAIGFFKNNSIDTFQTCTRCSDPRFVTPHEGAVGEMLCTVLNCTEGTRINYAKRVCEDCPLGTYQDEPYQTTCKNCSAGMSTRNNGTRLASDCETFCQNGFEKNSVTDMCDECQRGFYKNNNNYVFMDCTLCPTEYVTLNNGSSQLSDCIVRNCTPGQYIAMGGINCNLCDYGLYQPYWWQSQCLKCPQDRTTQRLGAISLSECILSCPPGKENKPGAYNCTPCEQGFFKSKEAAASCDKCPVGTTTRDGGATDQSECDQTACEAGSIPSKTDPKMCARCPFATYQPLRWQQECIRCPAGYTTLVRGATSNSSCILDCPAGQQYLENETRCEKCPIGFYNTDLNPESSTCVLCSLDLITPSTGSTSERDCSIRNCSLPGQYRDPLANECRDCPRGQWQDQKWQTGCMSCPPGTTTHTQAATSEQDCQQDCAEGMELRNGQCEKCLVGEYRNKSQSWECQPCPAGLTTQTIGSSSLTDCLVLGVLGVTHLTESPKLI, from the exons TCCGGTGTCCGGCCggctatactcccaccaacaACCAGACGAGCTGCGTGCCCTGCCCCCGGGGCACTTACCAGCCCAAGAAGGATGCCACAGACTGCATGCGTTGTGCGGGGGACAAGGTGGACACCCGACAGCCAGGGGCAACATCAGACAAACAATGCGAAG TTTTCTGCGACTCCGGTTACGAGAAACTGAGCAACGGCAGCTGCTCCATCTGTGCCATCGGCTTCTTCAAGAACAACAGCATCGACACCTTCCAGACCTGCACGCGCTGCTCCGACCCGCGCTTCGTCACGCCGCACGAGGGCGCTGTGGGGGAGATGCTGTGCACCGTGT TGAACTGTACCGAGGGCACACGCATCAACTACGCCAAGCGAGTGTGTGAGGACTGCCCTCTGGGGACCTACCAGGACGAACCGTACCAGACGACCTGTAAGAACTGCTCCGCAGGAATGAGTACAAGAAACAATGGCACGAGACTGGCCTCGGACTGCGAGA CGTTTTGCCAGAATGGCTTTGAGAAGAACTCGGTGACAGACATGTGTGATGAATGCCAGAGAGGTTtctacaaaaacaacaacaactacgtGTTCATGGACTGCACTCTGTGTCCCACGGAGTATGTCACCCTCAACAACGGGTCGAGCCAGTTGTCGGACTGCATTGTTC GTAACTGCACCCCAGGCCAGTACATCGCCATGGGAGGCATCAACTGCAACCTGTGCGACTACGGCCTGTACCAGCCCTACTGGTGGCAGTCGCAGTGTCTCAAGTGTCCACAGGACAGGACCACCCAGCGCCTGGGCGCCATCAGCCTCAGCGAGTGCATCC TGAGCTGTCCACCCGGCAAGGAGAACAAGCCGGGTGCCTACAACTGTACCCCGTGTGAACAGGGCTTCTTCAAGTCCAAGGAGGCTGCGGCTTCGTGTGACAAGTGTCCGGTGGGCACAACCACTCGTGATGGGGGCGCCACCGACCAGAGCGAATGCGATCAAA CAGCGTGCGAGGCAGGTTCGATTCCCAGCAAGACTGACCCCAAGATGTGCGCCCGGTGCCCCTTCGCCACCTACCAGCCCCTCCGCTGGCAGCAAGAGTGCATCCGCTGCCCCGCCGGGTACACCACCCTGGTCCGCGGCGCCACCAGCAACAGCTCGTGCATCT TGGACTGTCCCGCTGGTCAGCAGTATCTGGAGAACGAGACAAGATGCGAGAAGTGTCCAATCGGCTTCTACAACACTGACCTTAACCCCGAAAGCTCCACCTGCGTCTTGTGTAGCCTTGACCTGATCACTCCTTCCACGGGGTCAACTTCTGAACGGGACTGTAGCATCC GTAACTGTTCACTTCCGGGTCAGTACCGTGACCCGCTGGCTAACGAGTGCCGTGACTGTCCACGTGGCCAGTGGCAGGACCAGAAATGGCAGACCGGGTGCATGAGCTGTCCCCCGGGTACCACGACCCACACCCAGGCAGCCACCAGCGAGCAGGACTGCCAGC AGGACTGTGCCGAGGGCATGGAGCTGAGGAACGGTCAGTGCGAGAAGTGTCTTGTGGGGGAGTACCGCAACAAGAGCCAGAGCTGGGAGTGTCAGCCATGTCCTGCCGGCCTCACCACACAGACCATTGGGTCCTCCTCCCTCACCGACTGCCTCGTGT TAGGTGTTCTGGGAGTGACACACCTCACTGAGTCTCCAAAACTAATTTAA
- the LOC112568759 gene encoding pro-epidermal growth factor-like translates to MCPLSPNTYQNEAGRFECRKCPLSTQTSPEGSTHLSNCIDKCQTSANNCSVNADCRSSDNGIRCSCKPRYLGDGFNCTHICANEGFCMNGGACVYELGRCECTVHYTGDRCDLRKDALAAGLSEKDVIITAVVATLAFLLFLIILIVCCCVLARRRQRTKVPLTRNDSEERGSIATRMSLRNVDDFTVYATKPTTFTAGPRMLLPVQGHQVYENPTYVFNTDGDPAVYKA, encoded by the exons ATGTGCCCTCTGTCCCCCAACACCTACCAGAACGAGGCTGGGCGCTTTGAATGTAGGAAGTGCCCCCTGTCCACCCAGACCAGCCCTGAAGGGTCAACTCACCTGAGTAATTGCATAG ACAAGTGCCAGACAAGTGCCAACAATTGCAGTGTCAACGCCGACTGTAGGAGCAGCGACAATGGCATCCGATGTTCTTGTAAACCTCGCTACCTGGGAGATGGCTTCAACTGCACCC ATATTTGTGCCAACGAGGGCTTCTGCATGAACGGAGGCGCGTGTGTGTACGAGCTGGGCAGGTGCGAGTGTACAGTCCACTACACCGGCGACAGATGCGACCTGAGGAAAG ATGCCCTGGCGGCCGGCCTGTCGGAGAAGGATGTCATCATTACTGCAGTCGTCGCCACTCTCgccttccttctctttctcatcatcctcatcgtctGCTGCTGCGTGTTGGCCAG ACGGCGCCAGAGGACCAAGGTGCCGCTCACCCGCAATGACTCGGAGGAGCGAGGGAGCATCGCCACCCGCATGTCGCTCAGGAACGTGGACGACTTCACGGTGTACGCCACCAAGCCAACCACCTTCACAGCAGGGCCCCGGATGCTGCTACCCGTGCAGGGACATCAGGTGTACGAGAATCCAACCTACGTCTTCAACACAG ATGGAGACCCCGCTGTGTACAAGGCCTGA
- the LOC112576737 gene encoding uncharacterized protein LOC112576737, which yields MRRNIMAQPRRRHQQPLPLINNYNNSNNHVDFNNNHDHAINNHYHSINNYNNSNNHVDFNNAYDYSFDNYDDAINIHYHSINNHNKSNNHVDFNNHDHAINNHYHSINNHKSNNHVDFPTTTTTPSTTTTTPTTTTTLSTTTTTTSAPATTSGVTAMSASVSRDAASPTPAPGLADSQSVNEGLPPGVNQAVLIGVAIGIFFVLLYLYIVIPLVVLVRRRKKKTKAKGRKSADLENQDPDVGGTQSLQFSKSRKLATHHVAMGKQNILSLRFREVAGSTPQQPNTRDKTTGRQTEEDTRSCQRIPQQPSAHHHCVEEQCSVTTTIHLLLVILISSPPPLLMFAWNKLFVLTLATSSPSLLSRQNFIYLNHCGCEVLGLCSMMW from the exons ATGCGGCGTAATATCATGGCT CAACCACGACGACGCCATCAACAACCACTACCACTCAttaacaactacaacaactccAACAACCATGTCGACTTCAACAACAACCACGACCACGCCATCAACAACCACTACCACTCAAttaacaactacaacaactccAACAACCACGTCGACTTCAACAACGCTTATGACTACTCCTTTGATAACTACGACGACGCCATCAACATCCACTACCACTCCATTAACAACCACAACAAATCCAACAACCACGTCGACTTCAACAACCACGACCACGCCATCAACAACCACTACCACTCCATTAACAACCACAAGTCCAACAACCACGTCGACTTCCCAACAACCACGACCACGCCGTCAACAACTACGACCACGCCAACAACTACGACGACACTGTCAACAACCACAACCACGACATCGGCACCTGCCACTACCTCAGGTGTAACAGCGATGTCTGCaagtgtgtcacgtgacgctgccAGCCCTACACCAGCGCCCGGACTCGCGGACAGTCAGTCTGTGAATGAAG GACTACCTCCAGGAGTCAACCAAGCCGTTCTGATTGGAGTAGCCATTGGTATCTTCTTCGTTCTTCTGTATCTCTATATCGTCATACCCCTGGTAGTCCTAGTCAG aagaagaaaaaagaaaactaaggcgaaaggaagaaagagtgCTGACCTTGAGAATCAGGACCCGGATGTTGGAGGAACTCAGTCTCTTCAGTTCAGCAAGTCTCGGAAACTTGCGACTCACCACGTTGCCATGGGCAAACAAAACATTCTCTCCCTTAGATTTCGAGAAGTCGCAGGAAGCACCCCACAACAACCGAACACCCGAGACAAGACGACAGGAAGACAGACGGAGGAAGACACCAGGTCTTGTCAACGGATCCCCCAACAACCATCTGCACACCACCACTGTGTGGAGGAACAATGCTCTGTGACAACAACTATCCACCTCCTCCTTGTTATTCTCATTTCATCGCCACCTCCTCTCTTGATGTTTGCTTGGAACAAACTCTTTGTCCTGACATTGGCGACATCCTCACCATCACTTCTCTCAagacaaaactttatttatctcaACCATTGTGGTTGTGAGGTTCTTGGACTGTGCTCAATGATGTGGTGA
- the LOC112576753 gene encoding GATA zinc finger domain-containing protein 15-like, protein MYVSVSVISVDLQLLTNIKNCTNCKRRRVDLLEKAQLLLSYYHPSRDHDHYNNSSTNNDYTTTHNNNNGNNNNDYTTNNSSTNNDYTTTTHHHNNNGSTNNDYTTTTHHHNNNGSTNNDYTTTTHHRNNNGNNNDYTTTTHHHHNNDNNSSNYNYYCFNIHDFNSSTYNYYCFDIHDFIRKLNSYYHTCVHAASHQHNGCDFYHNPTVDLVFHCYLTIATTTTTITSNNSSNNNTSNNNTPATTPTTATTTATTDQTTTPSTTAPTTTTSTSTTQSDFRMERKFNTSSTDAPAYRIESVGQCEEACRLVTQCQAYALNIHHVHPVHCHPLHQLSSCQEQRLQRDLQHDRR, encoded by the exons ATGTATGTCTCCGTGTCTGTAATCTCGGTGGACCTGCAACTTCTCACTAACATTAAGAACTGTACGAACTGTAAGAG ACGGCGGGTGGACCTACTTGAAAAAGCTCAGCTGCTCCTCAG CTACTACCACCCAAGTCGCGACCACGACCactacaacaacagcagcaccaACAACGACTACACAACcacccacaacaacaacaacggcaacaacaacaacgactacacaaccaacaacagcagcaccaACAACGACTACAcaaccaccacccaccaccacaacaacaacggcAGCACCAACAACGACTACAcaaccaccacccaccaccacaacaacaacggcAGCACCAACAACGACTACAcaaccaccacccaccaccgcAACAACAACGGCAACAACAACGACTACAcaaccaccacccaccaccaccacaacaacgacaacaacagcag CAACTACAACTACTACTGCTTCAACATCCACGACTTCAACAGCAg cACCTACAACTACTACTGCTTCGACATCCACGACTTCATCAG AAAACTCAACTCCTACTACCATACTTGTGTGCACGCCGCCTCTCACCAGCACAACGGATG tgaCTTTTACCACAACCCAACCGTTGACCTCGTCTTCCACTGTTACCTCAccatcgccaccaccaccaccaccatcaccagcaacaacagcagcaacaacaacaccagcaacaacaacacaccagcaacaacaccaacaacagcaacaacaacag CAACCACAGACCAAACTACAACACCGTCAACAACAGCGCCTACAACTACTACTTCGACATCCACGACTCAATcag attttAGGATGGAAAGAAAGTTCAACACAAGCTCGACAGACGCGCCGGCATACAGGATCGAGTCTGTCGGTCAGTGTGAGGAGGCCTGCAGGCTGGTGACCCAGTGTCAGGCCTATGCCCTCAACATCCACCACGTGCACCCTGTACACTGCCACCCGCTACATCAGCTCAGTTCGTGTCAAGAGCAGCG GCTTCAGCGAGACCTGCAACATGACAGGAGATGA
- the LOC112568785 gene encoding uncharacterized protein LOC112568785 — translation MTSVDTNIVVRVLTSVDTNIVVRVLTCVDTNIGVRVLTCVDTNIVVRVLTFDDTNIGVRVLTFDDTNIGLGVLTCDDTNIGVRVLTFDDTNIGVGVLTFDDTNIGVRVLTFDDTNIGVGVLTFDDTNIGVRVLTFDDTNIVVRVLTLDDTNIGVRVLTLDDTNIGVRVPNLCEHYGLGAAPHDHKVKVHVLEYLI, via the exons ATGACTTCTGTTGACACCAACATTGTGGTGAGGGTACTGACTTCTGTTGACACCAACATTGTGGTGAGGGTACTGACTTGTGTTGACACCAACATTGGGGTGAGGGTACTGACTTGTGTTGACACCAACATTGTGGTGAGGGTACTGACTTTTGATGACACCAACATTGGGGTGAGGGTACTGACTTTTGATGACACCAACATTGGGTTGGGGGTACTGACTTGTGATGACACCAACATTGGGGTGAGGGTACTGACTTTTGATGACACCAACATTGGGGTGGGGGTACTGACTTTTGATGACACCAACATTGGGGTGAGGGTACTGACTTTTGATGACACCAACATTGGGGTGGGGGTACTGACTTTTGATGACACCAACATTGGGGTGAGGGTACTGACTTTTGATGACACCAACATTGTGGTGAGGGTACTGACTTTAGATGACACCAACATTGGGGTGAGGGTACTGACTTTAGATGACACCAAC ATTGGGGTGAGGGTACCAAACCTCTGTGAGCATTATGGTTTGGGGGCAGCACCTCATGATCATAAGGTGAAAGTGCACGTGCTGGAGTATCTTATCTGA